A single genomic interval of Falco naumanni isolate bFalNau1 chromosome 11, bFalNau1.pat, whole genome shotgun sequence harbors:
- the DNASE2B gene encoding deoxyribonuclease-2-beta isoform X1 — translation MDVGNAVLQFRADIAYSVLTQSSRETKMPAGSAWCHPALLLLLSSAPLWAAEISCRNEDGETVDWFALYKLPKHAKGEIPILGLEYMYMDALAPQWQLSKYLVNMTQGALGQTLKQLYEMYESKKNRIAYAIYNDEVPESDSDGWKNGHTKGFMLLDKTQGFWVIHSVPLFPPVPEDGYGYPATGESYGQTAICITFKYDQFTEIDQQMLSYNPGIYSCSIPNIFQADLPNLQKLCAGSRLPSGPLHHLSKLQSAHGETLLHFAKSHLFIDDIYAAWMAQELKTDLLAESWQRSGQKLPSNCSLDYHVYNVNLIGMPSNSTFYSINDHSKWAVSREYKDQWTCIGDLNRAAEQAWRSGGFICTQNEHIYKAFRHLIIHYESCTDASTLIE, via the exons ATGGATGTGGGGAATGCCGTTCTGCAATTCAGAGCAGACAT AGCCTACTCAGTGCTCACCCAGAGCAGCCGAGAAACCAAAATGCCTGCGGGATCTGCGTGGTGTCACCCTGCTTTGCTCTTGCTTCTCTCCTCTGCGCCCCTGTGGGCAGCCGAGATTTCCTGCAGGAATGAAGACGGGGAGACCGTGGACTG GTTTGCTCTTTACAAGCTACCCAAACATGCCAAAGGAGAGATTCCCATCCTGGGGCTGGAATACATGTACATGGATGCCCTGGCTCCACAGTGGCAGCTCAGTAAATACCTTGTCAATATGACACAAGGTGCTCTGGGACAAACACTGAAGCAGCTGTACGAGATGTATGAATCCAAG aagaaCAGAATTGCATATGCAATATACAATGATGAGGTCCCTGAATCAGACTCTGATGGCTGGAAAAACGGACATACCAAAG GATTTATGCTCTTGGACAAAACACAAGGCTTCTGGGTGATTCACAGTGTGCCCCTGTTCCCTCCCGTCCCTGAGGATGGCTACGGGTATCCAGCTACTGGGGAGTCCTACGGACAGACAGCCATCTGTATAACCTTCAAATACGACCAGTTCACAGAAATAG ACCAACAGATGCTCAGTTATAATCCAGGAATCTACAGCTGTTCCATCCCTAACATCTTCCAAGCTGATCTCCCAAATCTGCAGAAGCTCTGTGCAGGGTCCAGGCTGCCCTCGGGCCCCTTGCACCACCTCTCCAAGCTCCAGTCAGCTCATGGGGAAACCTTGCTCCACTTTGCAAAGTCACACTTATTCATAGATG ATATCTATGCAGCCTGGATGGCTCAGGAACTGAAGACTGATTTGTTGGCTGAATCCTGGCAGCGTTCCGGACAAAAACTTCCCTCAAATTGCTCTCTTGACTACCATGTCTACAACGTAAACCTAATAGGGATGCCATCGAATTCCACCTTTTATTCCATTAATGATCATTCCAAGTGGGCTGTTTCAAGGGAATACAAAGATCAGTGGACCTGCATTGGAGACTTAAACCGTGCTGCTGAGCAGGCTTGGAGAAGTGGTGGGTTCATCTGTACACAGAACGAACACATCTACAAAGCCTTCAGGCATTTGATAATTCACTACGAAAGTTGCACTGATGCTTCCACATTGATAGAATAA
- the DNASE2B gene encoding deoxyribonuclease-2-beta isoform X2, with the protein MPAGSAWCHPALLLLLSSAPLWAAEISCRNEDGETVDWFALYKLPKHAKGEIPILGLEYMYMDALAPQWQLSKYLVNMTQGALGQTLKQLYEMYESKKNRIAYAIYNDEVPESDSDGWKNGHTKGFMLLDKTQGFWVIHSVPLFPPVPEDGYGYPATGESYGQTAICITFKYDQFTEIDQQMLSYNPGIYSCSIPNIFQADLPNLQKLCAGSRLPSGPLHHLSKLQSAHGETLLHFAKSHLFIDDIYAAWMAQELKTDLLAESWQRSGQKLPSNCSLDYHVYNVNLIGMPSNSTFYSINDHSKWAVSREYKDQWTCIGDLNRAAEQAWRSGGFICTQNEHIYKAFRHLIIHYESCTDASTLIE; encoded by the exons ATGCCTGCGGGATCTGCGTGGTGTCACCCTGCTTTGCTCTTGCTTCTCTCCTCTGCGCCCCTGTGGGCAGCCGAGATTTCCTGCAGGAATGAAGACGGGGAGACCGTGGACTG GTTTGCTCTTTACAAGCTACCCAAACATGCCAAAGGAGAGATTCCCATCCTGGGGCTGGAATACATGTACATGGATGCCCTGGCTCCACAGTGGCAGCTCAGTAAATACCTTGTCAATATGACACAAGGTGCTCTGGGACAAACACTGAAGCAGCTGTACGAGATGTATGAATCCAAG aagaaCAGAATTGCATATGCAATATACAATGATGAGGTCCCTGAATCAGACTCTGATGGCTGGAAAAACGGACATACCAAAG GATTTATGCTCTTGGACAAAACACAAGGCTTCTGGGTGATTCACAGTGTGCCCCTGTTCCCTCCCGTCCCTGAGGATGGCTACGGGTATCCAGCTACTGGGGAGTCCTACGGACAGACAGCCATCTGTATAACCTTCAAATACGACCAGTTCACAGAAATAG ACCAACAGATGCTCAGTTATAATCCAGGAATCTACAGCTGTTCCATCCCTAACATCTTCCAAGCTGATCTCCCAAATCTGCAGAAGCTCTGTGCAGGGTCCAGGCTGCCCTCGGGCCCCTTGCACCACCTCTCCAAGCTCCAGTCAGCTCATGGGGAAACCTTGCTCCACTTTGCAAAGTCACACTTATTCATAGATG ATATCTATGCAGCCTGGATGGCTCAGGAACTGAAGACTGATTTGTTGGCTGAATCCTGGCAGCGTTCCGGACAAAAACTTCCCTCAAATTGCTCTCTTGACTACCATGTCTACAACGTAAACCTAATAGGGATGCCATCGAATTCCACCTTTTATTCCATTAATGATCATTCCAAGTGGGCTGTTTCAAGGGAATACAAAGATCAGTGGACCTGCATTGGAGACTTAAACCGTGCTGCTGAGCAGGCTTGGAGAAGTGGTGGGTTCATCTGTACACAGAACGAACACATCTACAAAGCCTTCAGGCATTTGATAATTCACTACGAAAGTTGCACTGATGCTTCCACATTGATAGAATAA